From the Verrucomicrobiia bacterium genome, one window contains:
- a CDS encoding family 78 glycoside hydrolase catalytic domain: MTRNTCTAIGNPGAISLVFAGRPRLRFSGALWILALAFISSGLAPHALGAIEIGNLRCENRVNPLGIDAVHPRLSWTMDSTERDQHQTAYHVLVATSERRLNPNDADLWNSGKVNSDQSVQIPYAGKPLASAQHCFWKVGVGDKSGKVHWSRPARWSMGLLHPSDWYGQWIGLEIEDKTNWLSGTHWIWFPEGEPRIAAPPGQRYFRRTFALPDDRVIRRARMLLTGDSDARGFVNGHDTGRAANPHVTRDSDITFLLQPGKNVIAILATNSGPENKPAGVTAWIEIEFQSGAPMILTTDELWRSRDREEANWTSVDFDEGAWRAAKKLGPVGMEPWGNVRAPENRRQPARYLRKEFNYGKAVRRATLFASGLGVSEFYLNGSRVGDHVLSPALSEYPKRIYYVTHDVTRLVNRGPNCIGVILGNGRYYSPRSTVFMDMPSYGSPKLLLQLRIEHTDGTVSHVVSDTSWRFTANGPIVANNEYDGEEYDARKEMLGWDLAAYNESRWGFTELARAPAVPLQAQMIEPIRITQTLKAINVTEPKPGVFIYDFGQNMVGWCRLRLTAPPSTQITLRHAETLQADGTLYLANLRGARATDIYITRGGGPEEWEPRFVYHGFRYVEVTGYPGKPPLTLLEGRVVHDDLESAGDFITSNPLLNQLYQNIVWGTRGNYRSIPTDCPQRDERQGWLGDRSEVSRGESFIFDTQAFHEKWLRDIEDAQRENGSVPDVAPSYWPMYTDNVTWPTTTVILPGILHDQFQNRAILERHFASAAKWVDYMATNFLTNGIISRDRYGDWCVPPEQPELIHSKDPERQTDKTLLATAYFYHDLRLMAQYAALLQRSADSTRLSQMADQVKTAFNQRFLKRDAGFYDNGSQTSCVLPLYFGLVPEEFRARVFARLVDRIENESKGHIGTGLIGGMFLMRTLTQNGRPDLAYAIATQRDYPSWGYMVERGATTVWELWNGDTADPAMNSGNHVMLIGDLTIWFYEHLAGIKTDPSAPGFKHIIMRPELAGDLKSVKASHRSPYGWIRSDWRKDDAQFTWAIEVPPNSRATVHIPASNLDSVMEGRTSAAQAAGVGSARFEEGWAVLELGSGKYNFTSK, from the coding sequence ATCAGTTCAGGGCTCGCGCCTCACGCCCTCGGCGCCATTGAAATCGGAAATCTCCGCTGCGAGAACCGCGTCAATCCTCTTGGCATCGATGCCGTTCATCCGCGCCTCTCATGGACAATGGATTCTACCGAACGGGACCAGCATCAGACCGCGTATCACGTGCTCGTCGCGACCAGCGAACGTCGGTTGAATCCGAATGACGCCGACCTTTGGAACAGCGGAAAAGTAAATTCGGACCAGTCCGTTCAGATTCCTTACGCGGGCAAGCCGCTCGCGTCGGCACAGCATTGCTTTTGGAAAGTTGGCGTTGGGGACAAGAGCGGCAAAGTTCACTGGAGCCGCCCGGCGCGCTGGTCGATGGGCCTGCTGCACCCCTCTGACTGGTATGGGCAATGGATTGGTCTGGAGATCGAGGACAAAACAAACTGGTTGTCGGGAACGCACTGGATTTGGTTTCCGGAAGGCGAGCCCCGCATTGCGGCGCCGCCCGGACAGCGCTATTTCCGCCGCACGTTTGCATTGCCGGATGACCGGGTGATAAGGCGGGCGCGCATGTTGTTGACGGGCGACAGCGACGCGCGCGGCTTCGTGAACGGGCACGACACAGGGCGCGCCGCCAATCCGCACGTCACGCGGGATTCAGACATCACATTCCTCCTGCAGCCGGGAAAGAACGTCATTGCAATCCTCGCAACCAACAGCGGTCCCGAGAACAAGCCCGCTGGAGTCACAGCCTGGATCGAAATTGAATTTCAAAGCGGCGCGCCAATGATTCTGACCACGGACGAACTCTGGCGCAGCCGCGACCGCGAGGAGGCAAACTGGACCAGCGTCGATTTTGATGAAGGGGCCTGGCGCGCGGCCAAGAAGCTTGGGCCAGTTGGCATGGAGCCCTGGGGCAATGTGCGCGCGCCGGAAAACCGCCGCCAGCCCGCACGCTATCTGCGCAAGGAATTCAACTATGGCAAGGCCGTCCGACGCGCGACCCTGTTTGCATCCGGCTTGGGGGTGTCAGAGTTTTACCTCAACGGCAGCCGCGTCGGGGATCACGTTCTTTCCCCGGCACTGTCCGAGTATCCCAAGCGCATTTATTACGTCACCCACGACGTGACCCGCCTGGTGAACCGCGGACCCAATTGCATCGGCGTCATTCTCGGCAACGGCCGTTATTATTCTCCACGCAGCACCGTGTTCATGGATATGCCAAGCTACGGATCTCCCAAGCTCCTGCTGCAGTTGCGCATCGAACACACCGACGGAACAGTCTCGCACGTCGTCAGCGACACCTCCTGGCGTTTCACTGCCAACGGCCCGATCGTGGCGAACAACGAGTACGACGGTGAGGAATACGATGCGCGCAAGGAGATGCTGGGGTGGGATCTTGCTGCGTATAACGAATCGCGATGGGGCTTCACGGAACTCGCGCGCGCGCCTGCAGTTCCACTGCAGGCGCAGATGATTGAACCGATTCGTATCACGCAGACGCTTAAGGCGATCAACGTGACGGAACCCAAGCCGGGCGTGTTCATTTACGACTTCGGCCAAAACATGGTGGGATGGTGCCGCTTGCGGTTGACTGCGCCTCCAAGCACGCAGATCACACTGCGACACGCAGAAACGTTGCAGGCAGACGGCACGCTTTATCTGGCAAACCTCAGAGGCGCCCGGGCGACGGACATCTACATTACGCGCGGCGGCGGTCCCGAGGAATGGGAACCGCGGTTTGTGTATCACGGGTTTCGATACGTCGAGGTGACAGGATATCCAGGAAAGCCACCGCTCACGCTGCTGGAAGGGCGCGTGGTGCATGACGACCTTGAATCAGCGGGGGATTTCATCACTTCCAACCCGCTGTTAAACCAGCTTTATCAAAACATCGTGTGGGGCACGCGCGGAAATTACCGCAGCATTCCGACGGATTGCCCTCAACGCGACGAACGACAGGGCTGGCTGGGCGATCGTTCGGAGGTGTCACGCGGCGAAAGTTTTATCTTCGATACCCAGGCGTTTCACGAGAAGTGGTTGCGGGACATTGAAGATGCGCAGCGTGAAAACGGCAGCGTCCCGGACGTGGCGCCTTCCTATTGGCCGATGTACACCGATAATGTCACCTGGCCCACCACCACAGTCATTCTGCCGGGAATTCTCCACGACCAATTTCAGAATCGCGCCATCCTCGAACGGCATTTTGCGAGCGCTGCGAAATGGGTGGACTACATGGCAACGAACTTCCTCACCAATGGAATCATCTCACGCGACAGATATGGCGACTGGTGCGTGCCGCCAGAACAACCGGAGTTGATCCACTCAAAGGATCCCGAACGGCAGACCGACAAGACGCTGCTCGCAACCGCATACTTTTATCACGACCTGCGGCTGATGGCACAGTATGCGGCATTGCTGCAGCGCAGCGCGGATTCGACGCGGTTAAGTCAGATGGCCGATCAGGTGAAGACCGCGTTCAACCAGCGTTTTCTGAAACGTGATGCAGGCTTTTATGATAACGGCAGCCAGACTTCGTGTGTGTTGCCGCTGTATTTCGGCCTGGTTCCTGAGGAATTTCGTGCGCGGGTGTTTGCCCGGCTGGTGGACAGGATCGAGAACGAATCAAAGGGACACATTGGAACAGGCCTGATCGGGGGCATGTTTCTGATGCGAACGCTCACCCAGAATGGCAGGCCCGATCTCGCGTATGCGATTGCAACGCAGCGCGATTATCCCAGCTGGGGGTACATGGTCGAAAGAGGGGCCACCACGGTATGGGAACTCTGGAATGGTGACACAGCGGATCCGGCGATGAATTCTGGAAACCATGTGATGCTCATTGGCGACTTAACAATATGGTTCTACGAACACCTTGCAGGGATCAAAACGGATCCCAGCGCGCCAGGTTTCAAACACATCATCATGAGACCGGAACTTGCGGGTGATTTGAAATCTGTGAAGGCGAGCCATCGTTCGCCCTATGGCTGGATTCGAAGCGACTGGCGAAAGGACGATGCTCAATTCACCTGGGCGATTGAAGTGCCGCCAAACAGCCGGGCGACGGTGCATATTCCTGCCAGCAATCTTGATTCTGTAATGGAAGGACGGACCTCCGCTGCGCAGGCGGCCGGTGTTGGTTCAGCACGGTTCGAGGAAGGCTGGGCAGTATTGGAACTTGGCAGTGGCAAATACAACTTCACCAGCAAATGA
- a CDS encoding sialidase family protein: MPSSPKQMGWIVKSQPIFESAPFPSCHASTIEETPTGLVAAFFGGTHERNPDVCIYVTHLRRGKWTPPVEVANGLGFGAERLPTWNPVLFQPKTGPLMLFYKVGPSPSTWWGMLITSDDGGKTWSQPRRLPHGILGPIKNKPVQLANGDILCPSSSEGTNGWRVSFERTRDLGRTWETSGPVNDGKTIAAIQPSILFHSGNRLQSVGRTRQDRTFEIWSLDGGKTWGEMGLLDVPNPNSGTDAVTLQDGRQLLVYNHNIRTGSNNKGRSPLNVAISENGRDWFAAVELENDPDAPNGFAYPAVIQTRDGRVHITYTWQRKTIKHVVLDPKKLTLRPIVNGKWPE; the protein is encoded by the coding sequence ATGCCTTCGTCCCCAAAGCAGATGGGTTGGATCGTAAAATCCCAACCCATCTTCGAATCTGCCCCGTTTCCGTCGTGTCACGCGTCCACGATCGAAGAAACACCCACAGGCCTGGTCGCCGCATTCTTCGGCGGAACCCACGAGCGCAATCCCGACGTCTGCATTTACGTTACCCATCTTCGGCGCGGCAAATGGACGCCGCCCGTTGAAGTCGCCAACGGCCTCGGCTTCGGCGCCGAGCGTCTGCCGACGTGGAATCCCGTTCTGTTCCAGCCGAAAACCGGCCCGCTCATGTTGTTCTACAAGGTCGGCCCGAGCCCAAGCACTTGGTGGGGAATGTTGATCACTTCTGATGACGGCGGAAAAACCTGGTCCCAGCCACGGCGTTTGCCTCACGGCATCCTCGGCCCTATCAAGAACAAGCCTGTGCAGCTCGCGAACGGCGACATCCTCTGTCCCTCCAGCAGTGAAGGTACCAATGGCTGGCGCGTCTCCTTCGAACGCACTCGCGATCTGGGACGCACGTGGGAAACCAGCGGGCCAGTCAACGATGGAAAAACTATTGCCGCGATTCAGCCCAGCATTTTGTTCCATTCAGGAAATCGCCTTCAATCAGTCGGCCGCACACGCCAGGATCGCACGTTCGAGATCTGGTCTCTCGACGGCGGGAAGACCTGGGGTGAAATGGGCCTGCTCGACGTGCCGAATCCAAACTCGGGGACCGACGCCGTTACGCTGCAGGATGGACGCCAGTTGCTCGTGTATAATCACAACATCCGCACGGGTTCCAACAACAAGGGGCGCAGTCCGCTTAACGTGGCCATCTCCGAAAACGGGCGCGACTGGTTCGCCGCAGTCGAATTGGAAAACGACCCCGACGCCCCCAATGGTTTTGCCTATCCCGCGGTGATTCAGACCCGCGATGGCAGGGTCCACATCACCTACACGTGGCAACGCAAAACCATCAAGCACGTGGTGCTCGATCCAAAAAAACTTACGCTGCGCCCGATCGTAAACGGAAAATGGCCTGAATAA